Proteins co-encoded in one Holophagales bacterium genomic window:
- a CDS encoding PD40 domain-containing protein has product MRQLFATAVVVAVLFHSPSLGSAAAPPPRLLQDPALSATRIAFAFAGEIWTVPREGGEATRLVSGQLRNRRPVFSPDGATVAFTGTYDENADVYVVPAGGGEPRRLTHHPGPDEALGFTPDGKRVLFLSMRRTPRDLPKLFTVPIAGGPAEELPLPSGADACYSPDGSRLAYVPFPQWQAAWKKYRGGQTTPVWIADLSDSRVAKVPRENSNDRRPMWVGDTLYFLSDRSGPVTLFAFEVKTGAVREVVKNDGGFDVQSASAGPGAIVYDQFGELKLLDLASGATKAVPVTISADLPQVRAGFRKVEPGQILHVALSPSGKRVLVEARGEILSVPAEKGDARNLTRSPGVADRDPSWSPDGKSVAWLSDASGEYALHLGMPDGMGPVRKVDLGLPPSFFYAPRWSPDSKRIALTDKRMNLWVVDVAKGTKEKVDSDLFDTPLSNLDPAWAPDARWIAYVKQLPNRLRAVFVYSLEEKKTRQVTDGRSDALSPRFDRGGKYLYFVASTDAGLAQGWLDMTSMGRPVTSSLYAAVLRKDLPSPVAPESDEEGTDGKDGTDGKDGKGADAAKAGATGDAGKDPEKKGEAAKDAAANDAKKPPEPVKIDFSGLDQRIVALPVARANWVALEAGTEGIVFLLQAPVALSAEDYIEYDDENPLPLEVHRFDLKARKAEKFLEKIDGGSGAYGGQPPFLVSFDGAKVLYAQKGSRFLVSSEKAPKPGDGALKAEGLEVWVDPRAEWRQIYRETWRIQRDFLYDPGAHGLDLAAAERTYAPFVDGLGGRDDLNALFEEMLGHLVMGHVFVGGGAVPEQERVSVGLLGADYSVAEGRYRISRILAGENWNPKLMAPLTQPGVDVKEGDFLLAVNGQDLRGDDDVHRLFLGTAGKQTVLTVGPKADGTGSRRVTVVPAPSEGGLRLRTWMEENRKRVDALSGGKVGYVFIPDTAAGGFTNFNRYYFSQIGKEALVVDERFNHGGSIADYIVDLLARTPQMANASREGADVVEPAAALFGPKVMLINQMSGSGGDALPWLFRKAKLGPIVGKRTWGGLVGIGGYPPLMDGGSVTAPRWGLYGTEGSWEVENVGIAPDVEVEEDPYLVRQGNSPQLERAVQLALEALAKEPPVKLKRPAYPDYGPRLPRRVP; this is encoded by the coding sequence ATGCGTCAGCTCTTCGCCACCGCCGTCGTCGTCGCCGTGCTCTTCCACTCCCCGTCTCTCGGGTCGGCGGCCGCGCCGCCGCCGCGGCTCCTGCAGGATCCGGCGCTCTCCGCGACGCGCATCGCGTTCGCCTTCGCGGGAGAGATCTGGACCGTCCCGCGCGAGGGGGGCGAGGCGACGCGCCTCGTGAGCGGGCAGCTTCGCAACCGCAGGCCGGTCTTCTCGCCGGACGGCGCGACGGTCGCCTTCACGGGGACGTACGACGAGAACGCGGACGTCTACGTCGTTCCCGCGGGCGGCGGCGAGCCGCGGCGGCTGACGCACCACCCCGGGCCGGACGAGGCGCTCGGGTTCACTCCGGACGGCAAGCGGGTCCTCTTCCTGTCGATGCGGCGGACGCCACGAGACCTCCCGAAGCTCTTCACGGTGCCGATCGCCGGCGGACCGGCCGAGGAGCTGCCTCTCCCCTCCGGCGCGGACGCCTGCTATTCGCCCGACGGCAGCCGCCTTGCCTACGTCCCTTTCCCGCAGTGGCAGGCGGCGTGGAAGAAGTACCGGGGCGGGCAGACGACGCCCGTCTGGATCGCGGACCTGTCGGACTCCCGCGTGGCGAAGGTGCCGCGCGAGAACTCGAACGACCGGCGGCCGATGTGGGTCGGCGACACTCTCTACTTCCTCTCCGACCGCAGCGGTCCCGTGACGCTCTTCGCGTTCGAAGTGAAGACCGGCGCGGTCCGCGAGGTCGTGAAGAACGACGGCGGCTTCGACGTCCAGTCGGCGTCGGCGGGTCCGGGGGCGATCGTCTACGACCAGTTCGGCGAGCTGAAGCTCCTCGACCTCGCGTCGGGGGCGACGAAGGCGGTGCCCGTCACGATCTCGGCCGATCTTCCCCAGGTGCGCGCGGGGTTCCGAAAGGTGGAGCCCGGGCAGATCCTCCACGTGGCGCTCTCGCCGAGCGGGAAGAGGGTCCTGGTGGAGGCGCGCGGCGAGATCCTGTCCGTGCCCGCCGAGAAGGGAGACGCGCGGAACCTGACGCGGAGCCCCGGCGTCGCGGACCGCGACCCGTCGTGGTCGCCGGACGGCAAGAGCGTCGCGTGGCTCTCCGACGCGTCGGGCGAGTACGCGCTCCACCTGGGTATGCCCGACGGCATGGGGCCGGTGAGAAAGGTCGACCTGGGGCTGCCGCCGTCGTTCTTCTACGCGCCGCGCTGGTCTCCCGACTCGAAGAGGATCGCGCTCACCGACAAGCGGATGAACCTCTGGGTCGTCGACGTGGCGAAGGGGACGAAGGAGAAGGTCGACTCCGACCTCTTCGATACGCCCCTCTCGAATCTCGACCCGGCGTGGGCGCCCGACGCGCGCTGGATCGCCTACGTGAAGCAGCTCCCGAACCGCCTCCGCGCCGTCTTCGTCTACTCGCTGGAGGAGAAGAAGACGCGACAGGTGACCGATGGGCGGAGCGACGCCCTGTCGCCCCGGTTCGACCGGGGCGGGAAGTACCTCTACTTCGTCGCGAGCACCGACGCCGGCCTCGCCCAGGGGTGGCTCGACATGACGAGCATGGGACGGCCGGTGACGAGCAGCCTCTATGCCGCCGTCCTTCGGAAGGACCTCCCTTCGCCCGTCGCGCCCGAGAGCGACGAGGAGGGAACGGACGGAAAGGACGGGACGGACGGGAAGGACGGCAAGGGGGCCGACGCGGCGAAAGCCGGCGCCACGGGCGATGCGGGAAAGGACCCGGAGAAGAAGGGCGAGGCCGCTAAGGACGCCGCGGCGAACGACGCGAAGAAGCCGCCGGAGCCGGTGAAGATCGACTTCTCCGGACTCGACCAGCGGATCGTGGCGCTCCCCGTCGCACGGGCGAACTGGGTCGCGCTCGAGGCCGGAACGGAGGGAATCGTCTTCCTCCTGCAGGCCCCGGTCGCCCTCTCCGCCGAGGATTACATCGAGTACGACGACGAGAACCCGTTGCCTCTCGAGGTCCATCGCTTCGACCTGAAGGCGCGAAAAGCGGAGAAGTTCCTCGAGAAGATCGATGGTGGCAGCGGTGCCTACGGGGGCCAGCCGCCCTTCCTCGTCTCGTTCGACGGGGCGAAGGTCCTCTATGCGCAGAAGGGGAGCCGGTTCCTCGTCTCGTCCGAGAAGGCGCCGAAGCCCGGGGACGGCGCATTGAAGGCCGAAGGCCTCGAGGTGTGGGTCGACCCGCGCGCCGAGTGGCGGCAGATCTACCGCGAGACGTGGCGCATCCAGCGCGACTTCCTCTACGACCCGGGCGCGCACGGCCTCGACCTCGCCGCCGCCGAAAGGACCTACGCGCCCTTCGTCGACGGCCTCGGTGGGCGCGACGACCTGAACGCCCTCTTCGAGGAGATGCTCGGGCACCTCGTCATGGGGCACGTCTTCGTCGGTGGCGGAGCGGTGCCCGAGCAGGAGAGGGTCTCCGTGGGCCTTCTCGGCGCCGACTACTCCGTCGCGGAAGGGCGATACCGCATCTCCCGGATCCTCGCGGGGGAGAACTGGAACCCGAAGCTGATGGCGCCCCTGACGCAGCCCGGCGTCGACGTGAAGGAGGGGGACTTCCTGCTCGCGGTGAACGGCCAGGACCTGAGAGGCGACGACGACGTCCACCGCCTCTTCCTCGGAACCGCCGGGAAGCAGACTGTCCTGACCGTGGGCCCGAAGGCGGACGGGACAGGGTCGCGCCGCGTGACCGTCGTCCCCGCTCCGTCGGAGGGCGGCCTGCGCCTTCGCACGTGGATGGAGGAGAACCGCAAGCGGGTCGACGCCCTCTCGGGAGGAAAGGTCGGCTACGTCTTCATTCCCGACACGGCCGCCGGGGGCTTCACGAACTTCAACCGCTACTACTTCTCCCAGATCGGAAAGGAGGCCCTCGTCGTCGACGAGCGCTTCAACCACGGCGGCAGCATCGCCGACTACATCGTCGACCTGCTCGCGCGCACGCCGCAGATGGCGAACGCCTCGCGGGAGGGAGCGGACGTCGTCGAGCCGGCGGCGGCCCTCTTCGGGCCGAAGGTGATGCTCATCAACCAGATGTCGGGCTCCGGGGGCGACGCGCTGCCGTGGCTGTTCCGAAAAGCGAAGCTCGGCCCGATCGTCGGCAAGAGAACGTGGGGCGGTCTCGTCGGCATCGGCGGATATCCGCCGCTGATGGACGGCGGGTCGGTCACGGCGCCCCGCTGGGGCCTCTACGGGACCGAGGGTTCGTGGGAGGTGGAGAACGTCGGCATCGCGCCCGACGTCGAGGTCGAGGAGGACCCGTACCTCGTCCGCCAGGGAAATTCGCCGCAGCTCGAACGCGCCGTCCAGCTCGCGCTCGAGGCCCTCGCGAAGGAGCCGCCCGTGAAGCTGAAGAGGCCGGCCTACCCGGACTACGGACCGCGCCTTCCGCGAAGGGTGCCGTAA
- a CDS encoding S9 family peptidase, producing the protein MRFAAALFALALPVVAAPPAAPPPTEARPVTDVLHGESIVDPYRWLEGDAKGGVTPEVTAWTDAQLAYTRQVLDNLPGRASVEARLRELMEVGTISAPRMRANRYFYGKREGNENQARVFVREGLGGTPRLLLDPNTLDAKGLVTISWTSPDPAGKLLAFGMYRAGDENSTLYVLDVDSGRWLADEIPGKVGSVDWLPDSSGFFYRNLESVKDPYSGLVMFHRLGSHPRQDVRLFRQYTKEENAKLATTYGPGFSASEDGRWGFLGYATGTSTNDLWAVDLDRWRRTGEFVRTDVIVGSESTSRGTSLGDTLFLHTTDGAKNGRVVAVDLNNPAREAWKTLVPERKDVTIRGISLARGILVVNLLKDAATRIELYALDGKPLGELPLPGIGSASLSTAQDRTEAFLTYTSFNEPSGVYRVDLATKKVELWERPKVPVDPSIVEVKQVFVTSKDGTKVPLFVVHKKGLKLDGNNPTLLYAYGGFNVSQTPSFSATLFPWFEAGGVYALACLRGGGEYGDAWHEAGMLGKKQNVYDDFIAAAEWLVAQKYTRPAKLAVSGGSNGGLLTGAVLTQRPELFGAVISAVPLLDMLRYQSFLMARYWIPEYGSAENPEQFRFLRAYSPYHHVKKGTKYPAVLLTAGENDSRVHPLHARKMAALLQASTASDPAEKPVLLWVDRDAGHGQGKPLALRVRDVADQRMFLMWQLGMLK; encoded by the coding sequence ATGCGTTTCGCCGCCGCGCTCTTCGCGCTCGCCCTCCCCGTCGTCGCCGCGCCCCCCGCGGCCCCACCGCCGACCGAGGCGCGCCCGGTCACGGACGTCCTCCACGGCGAGTCGATCGTCGATCCCTACCGCTGGCTCGAAGGCGACGCGAAGGGGGGCGTCACACCGGAGGTGACCGCCTGGACCGACGCCCAGCTCGCCTACACGCGGCAGGTCCTCGACAACCTGCCGGGCCGGGCGTCCGTGGAGGCGCGCCTGCGCGAGCTGATGGAGGTCGGCACCATCTCCGCGCCCCGCATGCGCGCGAACCGCTACTTCTACGGCAAGCGCGAGGGGAACGAGAACCAGGCGCGCGTTTTCGTCCGCGAGGGGCTGGGGGGCACGCCCCGCCTCCTCCTCGACCCGAACACCCTGGACGCGAAGGGGCTCGTGACGATCTCCTGGACCTCCCCCGACCCCGCCGGGAAGCTCCTCGCCTTCGGCATGTACCGCGCGGGCGACGAGAACTCCACGCTCTACGTTCTCGACGTCGATTCCGGCCGCTGGCTCGCGGACGAGATCCCCGGGAAGGTGGGCTCGGTCGACTGGCTTCCCGACTCCTCCGGCTTCTTCTACCGGAACCTCGAGAGCGTGAAGGACCCCTACTCCGGGCTGGTCATGTTCCACCGCCTCGGCTCGCACCCGCGCCAGGACGTCCGCCTCTTCCGGCAGTACACGAAGGAGGAGAACGCGAAGCTCGCGACGACCTACGGGCCCGGCTTCTCCGCCAGCGAGGACGGCCGCTGGGGATTCCTCGGCTACGCGACCGGCACGAGCACGAACGACCTCTGGGCGGTCGACCTCGACCGCTGGAGGCGCACCGGCGAGTTCGTGAGGACTGACGTCATCGTCGGCTCCGAGAGCACCTCCCGCGGGACCAGCCTCGGCGACACGCTCTTCCTCCACACCACCGACGGCGCCAAGAACGGCCGGGTCGTCGCGGTCGACCTCAACAACCCCGCCCGCGAGGCCTGGAAGACCCTCGTCCCCGAGCGCAAGGACGTCACGATCCGCGGCATCTCCCTGGCCCGCGGCATCCTCGTCGTCAACCTCCTGAAGGACGCCGCGACCCGCATCGAGCTGTACGCCCTCGACGGGAAGCCCCTCGGCGAGCTCCCCCTCCCCGGCATCGGCTCGGCGTCTCTCTCCACCGCGCAGGACCGGACCGAGGCCTTCCTGACCTACACCTCCTTCAACGAGCCCTCCGGCGTCTACCGCGTCGACCTCGCCACGAAGAAGGTCGAGCTCTGGGAGCGCCCGAAGGTCCCCGTCGACCCGTCGATCGTCGAGGTGAAACAGGTCTTCGTCACGTCGAAGGACGGCACGAAGGTCCCGCTGTTCGTGGTCCACAAGAAGGGCCTCAAGCTCGACGGCAACAACCCGACGCTCCTCTACGCCTACGGCGGCTTCAACGTCAGCCAGACGCCGAGCTTCAGCGCGACCCTCTTCCCCTGGTTCGAGGCGGGCGGCGTCTACGCCCTCGCGTGCCTGCGCGGCGGCGGCGAGTACGGCGACGCCTGGCACGAGGCCGGGATGCTCGGGAAGAAGCAGAACGTCTACGACGACTTCATCGCCGCCGCCGAGTGGCTCGTCGCGCAGAAGTACACGAGGCCGGCGAAGCTCGCCGTCTCGGGGGGCTCGAACGGAGGACTCCTCACCGGCGCGGTCCTCACGCAGAGACCCGAGCTCTTCGGCGCGGTCATCAGCGCCGTCCCGCTCCTCGACATGCTCCGCTACCAGTCGTTCCTGATGGCGCGCTACTGGATCCCCGAGTACGGCAGCGCCGAGAACCCCGAGCAGTTCCGGTTCCTCCGCGCCTATTCGCCGTACCACCACGTGAAAAAGGGAACGAAGTACCCCGCCGTCCTCCTCACCGCGGGCGAGAACGACTCCCGCGTCCATCCGCTCCATGCCCGCAAGATGGCGGCGCTCCTCCAGGCCTCGACCGCCTCCGACCCGGCCGAGAAGCCGGTCCTCCTCTGGGTCGACCGCGACGCCGGCCACGGCCAGGGCAAGCCGCTCGCCCTCCGCGTCCGCGACGTCGCCGACCAGAGGATGTTCCTCATGTGGCAGCTCGGCATGCTGAAGTAG
- a CDS encoding FAD-dependent oxidoreductase: MTPEPNLLRPVSKADLDAVAARWRAGQETKKHQLLVCAGAGCVSSGCHAVKHALLAAIKDAGLANDTVVHETGCLGSCHLGPTLVVQPDGVLYTELKPEHMKGIVKQHLVHHEVVEAHCWVDPETKEPVPLLSDIDFFHRQTRLVTARCGSTPYASIEAYVASEGYQALAKVLAGMTREQVIQEMRASGLRGRGGGGFPVGAKWQAGFKAKGQEKIVVCNADEGDPGAFMDRSLLEGDPHAILEGMLVAGYAIGASQGYVYVRAEYPLAVERLEVAIRQAREWGFLGPNVMGTPFAFDVEIRIGAGAFVCGEETALMHSVEGKRGEPRQKPPFPFERGIFGKPTIINNVETLANVPVIVRNGGAWFASLGTPKSSGTKVFALAGKIENTGIVEVPMGITLGEVVHDIAGGIPKGKRFKAAQTGGPSGGCLTREHLNTPIDYDSLVHLGTIMGSGGLIVMDEDSCMVDVARFFLDFVQDESCGKCVPCRIGTKRMLEILTRITKGQGKDGDIELLEELAATCRETSTCGLGQTAGNPVLSTIRLFREEYEEHIHARHCRAGVCSDLFKSPCQNACPAGVDVPGYVALVAAGRPRDAYYLVRRENPFPAICGRVCTHPCEDKCRRAQLDEPVAICDLKRYAADYVFANDEPRRDLVFPKKAESVGVIGAGPSGLTCAYYLARLGYGVTVYESLPVAGGMLASGIPEYRLPKEILAKEIRLVEQVGVKIQTGIEVGKDVRFEELQERHQAIYVATGTHFPNKAEIPGEDKAGIAHGVSFLREANLGRKVEIGLNVVVIGGGSTAFDAARTVLRLGAQKVTVLYRRQVEDMPADPREIEEAREEGIVILPLVAPVEFLGNGSVTGVKCVRMELKGFDDGGRRKPRTVPGSEFVVEADMVIPAISQHSDLPFIDRDEVLLTKWGTLVVDKETMMTSKRGVFSGGDVVRGPDVAIQAIADGKRAARSIDLYLGGTGVLNKGDEIPIPRPIDESDVAEHERFPMRFLEPESRKKGFQEVAAGFHKLNAIAEAMRCLRCDRR, encoded by the coding sequence ATGACGCCCGAACCGAACCTCCTCCGTCCCGTCTCGAAAGCCGACCTCGACGCCGTCGCCGCCCGCTGGCGCGCCGGGCAGGAGACGAAGAAGCACCAGCTCCTCGTCTGCGCCGGCGCCGGCTGCGTCTCCTCCGGCTGCCACGCCGTCAAGCACGCGCTCCTGGCGGCGATCAAGGACGCCGGCCTCGCAAACGACACGGTCGTCCACGAGACCGGCTGCCTCGGCTCCTGCCACCTCGGGCCGACGCTCGTCGTCCAGCCCGACGGCGTCCTCTACACCGAGCTGAAGCCCGAGCACATGAAGGGGATCGTCAAGCAGCACCTCGTCCACCACGAGGTGGTCGAGGCCCACTGCTGGGTCGACCCGGAGACGAAGGAACCGGTCCCGCTCCTGTCCGACATCGACTTCTTCCACCGCCAGACCCGCCTCGTCACCGCTCGCTGCGGCTCGACCCCCTACGCATCCATCGAGGCGTACGTCGCTTCGGAGGGCTACCAGGCGCTCGCGAAGGTCCTCGCGGGGATGACGCGTGAGCAGGTGATCCAGGAGATGCGAGCCTCGGGCCTGCGGGGCCGTGGCGGCGGCGGCTTCCCCGTCGGCGCCAAGTGGCAGGCGGGCTTCAAGGCCAAGGGCCAGGAGAAGATCGTCGTCTGCAACGCGGACGAGGGGGACCCGGGCGCCTTCATGGACCGCTCCCTCCTCGAGGGAGACCCGCACGCCATCCTCGAGGGGATGCTCGTCGCCGGCTACGCCATCGGCGCCTCGCAGGGCTACGTCTACGTCCGCGCGGAGTACCCGCTCGCCGTCGAGCGCCTCGAGGTCGCGATCCGCCAGGCGCGCGAGTGGGGCTTCCTCGGTCCGAACGTCATGGGAACCCCCTTCGCCTTCGACGTCGAGATCCGGATCGGCGCCGGCGCCTTCGTCTGCGGCGAGGAGACGGCCCTCATGCACTCCGTCGAGGGCAAGCGCGGCGAGCCCCGGCAGAAGCCGCCGTTCCCGTTCGAGCGGGGCATCTTCGGCAAGCCGACGATCATCAACAACGTCGAGACGCTCGCGAACGTCCCCGTGATCGTCAGGAACGGCGGCGCCTGGTTCGCGTCGCTCGGGACGCCGAAGAGCAGCGGGACGAAGGTCTTCGCCCTCGCCGGCAAGATCGAGAACACCGGCATCGTCGAGGTCCCGATGGGGATCACCCTCGGCGAGGTCGTCCACGACATCGCGGGCGGCATCCCGAAGGGGAAGCGCTTCAAGGCGGCGCAGACGGGCGGACCCTCGGGCGGGTGCCTGACGCGCGAGCACCTCAACACCCCGATCGACTACGACTCCCTCGTCCACCTCGGGACGATCATGGGCTCGGGCGGCCTCATCGTCATGGACGAGGACTCGTGCATGGTCGACGTCGCCCGCTTCTTCCTCGACTTCGTCCAGGACGAGAGCTGCGGCAAGTGCGTCCCCTGCCGCATCGGCACGAAGCGCATGCTCGAGATCCTGACGCGGATCACGAAGGGCCAGGGCAAGGACGGGGACATCGAGCTCCTCGAGGAGCTCGCGGCGACCTGCCGCGAGACGTCCACCTGCGGCCTCGGCCAGACCGCCGGCAACCCCGTCCTCTCCACGATCCGCCTTTTCCGCGAGGAGTACGAGGAGCACATCCACGCGCGGCACTGCCGAGCAGGCGTCTGCTCCGACCTCTTCAAGTCGCCCTGCCAGAACGCCTGCCCCGCCGGCGTCGACGTCCCGGGCTACGTCGCCCTCGTGGCCGCCGGCCGCCCGCGCGACGCCTACTACCTCGTCCGGCGCGAGAACCCCTTTCCCGCCATCTGCGGCCGCGTCTGCACCCACCCCTGCGAGGACAAGTGCCGCCGCGCCCAGCTCGACGAGCCTGTCGCCATCTGCGACCTGAAGCGCTACGCGGCCGACTACGTCTTCGCCAACGACGAGCCGCGCCGAGACCTCGTCTTCCCGAAGAAGGCGGAGTCGGTCGGTGTCATCGGCGCCGGCCCCTCGGGTCTCACCTGTGCCTACTACCTCGCGCGCCTCGGCTACGGCGTCACCGTCTACGAGTCGCTTCCCGTCGCCGGCGGCATGCTCGCTTCCGGCATCCCCGAGTACCGCCTCCCGAAGGAGATCCTCGCCAAGGAGATCCGGCTCGTCGAGCAGGTCGGCGTGAAGATCCAGACCGGGATCGAGGTCGGGAAGGACGTGAGGTTCGAGGAGCTGCAGGAGCGCCACCAGGCGATCTACGTGGCGACCGGCACCCACTTCCCGAACAAGGCCGAGATCCCCGGCGAGGACAAGGCCGGCATCGCGCACGGCGTCTCGTTCCTGCGCGAGGCCAACCTCGGCCGGAAGGTCGAGATCGGCCTGAACGTCGTCGTCATCGGAGGCGGCTCCACCGCGTTCGACGCGGCCCGCACGGTCCTGCGCCTCGGCGCACAGAAGGTGACGGTCCTCTACCGCCGCCAGGTCGAGGACATGCCCGCCGACCCGCGCGAGATCGAGGAGGCGCGCGAGGAGGGGATCGTGATCCTTCCGCTCGTGGCCCCCGTCGAGTTCCTCGGCAACGGGAGCGTCACCGGCGTGAAGTGCGTGCGGATGGAGCTGAAGGGGTTCGACGACGGCGGGCGGCGCAAGCCCCGAACCGTCCCGGGCTCCGAGTTCGTCGTCGAGGCCGACATGGTCATTCCCGCCATCAGCCAGCACTCCGACCTGCCGTTCATCGACCGGGACGAGGTGCTGCTCACGAAGTGGGGGACGCTCGTCGTCGACAAGGAGACGATGATGACCAGCAAGCGCGGCGTCTTCTCCGGCGGCGACGTCGTCCGCGGGCCCGACGTCGCGATCCAGGCGATCGCCGACGGCAAGCGGGCCGCCCGCTCCATCGACCTGTACCTCGGCGGGACCGGCGTCCTCAACAAGGGCGACGAGATCCCGATCCCGCGCCCCATCGACGAGTCCGACGTCGCCGAGCACGAGCGATTCCCGATGCGTTTCCTCGAACCCGAGAGCCGGAAGAAGGGGTTCCAGGAGGTCGCCGCGGGCTTCCACAAGCTGAACGCCATCGCCGAGGCCATGCGGTGCCTGCGCTGCGACCGGCGGTAG
- a CDS encoding NAD(P)H-dependent oxidoreductase subunit E, whose protein sequence is MLVQVTSPPPPPVTACKCGEATEEEKLARIGEVVEAFRDKPGSLIQILHLAQGIYGYLPIHVQRLIAEKLDIPVSEVWGVTTFYSFFSTKPRGEYSIRVCMGTACYVRGGMEIVKRLSQTLGVGVGETTPDGKFTLEVMRCIGACGLAPALLVNDRVVRQVNPDKLNRVLALCG, encoded by the coding sequence ATGCTGGTCCAGGTCACCTCTCCCCCGCCTCCCCCCGTCACCGCCTGCAAGTGCGGCGAAGCCACCGAGGAAGAGAAGCTCGCCCGCATCGGGGAGGTCGTCGAAGCCTTTCGCGACAAGCCGGGGAGCCTCATCCAGATCCTCCACCTCGCGCAGGGGATCTACGGCTACCTGCCGATCCACGTCCAGCGCCTCATCGCCGAGAAGCTCGACATCCCCGTTTCGGAGGTCTGGGGAGTCACGACCTTCTACTCGTTCTTCTCGACGAAGCCACGCGGCGAGTACTCCATCCGCGTCTGCATGGGAACCGCCTGCTACGTGCGGGGCGGGATGGAGATCGTCAAGCGCCTCTCGCAGACGCTCGGCGTCGGCGTCGGCGAGACGACCCCCGACGGGAAGTTCACGCTCGAGGTGATGCGCTGCATCGGCGCGTGCGGGCTCGCCCCGGCGCTCCTCGTCAACGACCGCGTCGTCAGGCAGGTCAACCCGGACAAGCTGAACCGGGTCCTGGCCCTCTGCGGATGA
- a CDS encoding glycosyltransferase family 39 protein, which yields MREGIARTDGAWDGPAGSRLRLLFVSALLAGVAVRLVLAFLRPLWADEIFTLTLARRSLPDLLAALRLDSGPPLHYLVARLLLLPFPTPGAADVVVRFLSVGASVLHVPILLRIGRRCSDPRAGAVAAVLFLVFPLAAASGAEGRGYALASLLALAAFERLLALEETPRGRTAALAGLFAGLAVLTHYLALLPVAGMLLGALFRGRARSLALFSSGLAAALAATWLPVALRQPRASMAWAEAQPLGERALQVAANLGLGLSVEPVPARLLGPLAMVLLFVAFLGRRAGARVPAAAPLLGGLVLLVPLLFFNRSALLADRTALVFLPFVALVLAEARTVVPLAAGPAAAAVLAASIPGWLRPTAAAELAVTLAPQVRAGARVVAAGLWGPELAYRLAREGLTGRVTFYPAVIALHPGWYEESEVSVESLESEAGTVVGATAGRTFFVLSPTTRSGRVLLGEVALAGGERVAAAGVFEVWTIGPRGGLGQPPATDGPS from the coding sequence GTGAGGGAGGGCATCGCCCGGACGGACGGAGCGTGGGACGGGCCGGCCGGCTCCCGGTTGCGGCTCCTTTTCGTGTCGGCGCTTCTCGCGGGCGTCGCGGTGCGTCTCGTCCTGGCGTTTCTGAGGCCCCTCTGGGCCGACGAGATCTTCACGCTGACCCTGGCGCGCCGCTCCCTCCCCGATCTCCTGGCGGCCCTCCGGCTCGACTCGGGCCCTCCGCTCCACTACCTCGTCGCCAGGCTCCTCCTCCTCCCGTTCCCGACGCCCGGGGCCGCGGACGTCGTGGTGCGGTTCCTCTCGGTCGGTGCGTCGGTTCTGCACGTCCCGATCCTCCTCCGGATCGGCCGTCGCTGCAGCGACCCGCGCGCGGGCGCCGTTGCGGCGGTGCTCTTCCTCGTCTTCCCGCTCGCGGCAGCGTCGGGTGCCGAGGGGCGCGGTTACGCGCTCGCCTCGCTCCTGGCGCTCGCGGCGTTCGAGAGGCTCCTGGCGCTCGAAGAGACGCCTCGCGGGAGGACGGCGGCGCTCGCGGGGCTCTTCGCAGGGCTGGCGGTCCTGACGCACTATCTCGCGCTCCTTCCTGTCGCGGGGATGCTCCTGGGGGCGCTCTTCCGCGGGAGGGCCCGGAGCCTCGCCCTCTTCTCGTCGGGCCTCGCGGCTGCGCTGGCGGCCACGTGGCTTCCGGTGGCGCTCCGGCAGCCGCGAGCATCGATGGCGTGGGCCGAGGCGCAGCCCCTCGGCGAGCGCGCGCTGCAGGTTGCCGCGAACCTCGGGCTCGGGTTATCCGTCGAGCCAGTGCCCGCGCGTCTCCTGGGACCGCTCGCGATGGTGCTCCTTTTCGTGGCGTTCCTCGGGAGGCGCGCCGGGGCCCGCGTTCCGGCGGCGGCGCCACTCCTCGGCGGGCTCGTCCTCCTCGTTCCGCTTCTCTTCTTCAACCGTTCGGCCCTCCTGGCCGATCGGACCGCGCTCGTCTTCCTTCCCTTCGTCGCCCTCGTTCTCGCCGAGGCGCGAACCGTCGTGCCGCTGGCCGCCGGGCCGGCGGCGGCGGCCGTCCTCGCTGCGTCGATTCCAGGCTGGCTCAGGCCAACGGCCGCGGCCGAGCTCGCGGTGACGCTCGCTCCGCAGGTTCGCGCCGGTGCCCGTGTCGTCGCCGCCGGCCTGTGGGGGCCGGAGCTCGCATACCGGCTCGCGCGGGAAGGACTGACGGGACGGGTGACCTTCTACCCTGCGGTGATCGCGCTCCATCCCGGCTGGTACGAGGAGTCCGAGGTCTCGGTTGAGAGCCTCGAATCCGAGGCCGGCACGGTGGTCGGCGCCACGGCCGGGAGGACGTTCTTCGTCCTCTCGCCGACGACCCGGTCGGGACGGGTGCTCCTGGGTGAGGTCGCGCTGGCGGGCGGAGAGCGCGTCGCGGCGGCCGGCGTCTTCGAGGTCTGGACGATCGGCCCCAGGGGAGGCCTGGGCCAGCCTCCCGCCACGGACGGACCGTCGTGA